In one window of Gossypium hirsutum isolate 1008001.06 chromosome A01, Gossypium_hirsutum_v2.1, whole genome shotgun sequence DNA:
- the LOC107917589 gene encoding cold-regulated protein 27: MEGFIRTESWTSSEANGLESPRFALHQQVPCSASLMTESTSTEWTDEKRSLYLKSMEASFVNQLYDSWNFLGWSSKLSRQTHGTSSDQYKVLRGDRWKKINFEGPGFRLNKRDRSSCFMASPWVQHLRSGSKSRVLASCSHLQDNASSKEVSDQNFVDEEQGEKSSRECSSKKLKTVAVETPCNDEVIL; the protein is encoded by the exons ATGGAGGGTTTCATCAGAACTGAGTCTTGGACGAGTTCAGAGGCCAATGGCCTTGAGTCACCCCGCTTTGCTCTACACCAACAAGTTCCGTGCTCG GCGTCTTTGATGACTGAATCTACATCTACGGAATGGACAGATGAGAAGCGCAGTTTATACCTTAAATCCATGGAAGCTTCGTTTGTTAACCAGTTATATGATTCTTGGAATTTTCTTGGCTGGAGCTCAAAATTATCAAGGCAAACACATGGTACCTCTTCTGACCAG TATAAAGTTCTTCGAGGTGATCGCTGGAAGAAGATCAATTTCGAAGGACCTGGATTTCGACTAAATAAAAGAGATCGCTCTAGCTGTTTCATGGCAAGTCCTTGGGTTCAGCACTTGAGATCAGGATCTAAATCTCGTGTTTTAGCCTCATGTAGTCATCTTCAAGATAATGCTTCATCTAAAG AGGTGTCGGATCAAAACTTCGTAGATGAAGAACAGGGCGAAAAGAGTAGCAGGGAATGCAGTTCCAAGAAGCTGAAAACGGTGGCTGTTGAAACTCCTTGCAATGATGAG GTTATTCTATAA